GACCCCGGTGCAGGACACTAATGGGACTCCTCCGGTCGAGGGTGAATCGGCAGTGTTTATGCACAGTTTAGGGGTGGTGGGCCCGGAGGGATTTGAACCCCCAACCAAGGGATTATGAGTCCCCTGCTCTAACCGTTGAGCTACAGGCCCGCATGTTGGCACAAATATCTCAGCCATTGAACCAATCGCACTTTGCGATTGGTTCAGAAAAAGGCTGTTGCCTCTCCAGTCTCGCATAGCAGCACGAGCCACGCCAAACCTCGAATTCCAGGCGGCGCACGCGAATAACTCCTAGAGATTGCTTCGTGTCAGTTGGATTCTTTATGACATAGAAAATGCGACCGCATAGGCCGCATTTCTATAAATATTGACTAGCGCAAAGGACTACCAGCGTCCCCAGGCGCGGCTCATGTAATCACTGAGAGTCATCGTGATGAGGACAAGGAAGGTGAAGAAACCCGCAGCAACCGTCATCTTGATGAGCTTGGATTGATACTTCACGTGCATAAAGAAGAGGATGACAATCACAGCCTTGGTGCAGGCGATAGCGAGCGCGACGACAGGGTTGAGGATTCCAAGATCGACGAAGGCCGCCTTCGTCGTAAGCCACGTCAAGATCAGTAGCGTGACGAAGACGATTCCATAAATCTTGGGTGTGACGATGTGGTGCTGACCGTGTTCAGGGTTAG
This is a stretch of genomic DNA from Edaphobacter acidisoli. It encodes these proteins:
- a CDS encoding cytochrome C oxidase subunit IV family protein, with amino-acid sequence MSQYHDPSNVTNPEHGQHHIVTPKIYGIVFVTLLILTWLTTKAAFVDLGILNPVVALAIACTKAVIVILFFMHVKYQSKLIKMTVAAGFFTFLVLITMTLSDYMSRAWGRW